From the genome of Syntrophorhabdaceae bacterium:
CTTCTAAGCAGTATCTCTGAAGACAGACCTATTGCTATATCCTTTGGTGGGAGAATACTTTCAAGCCCTTCAGGCAAAAGGTCTTTTGGCACAATACCACCCACAAGTAAATTTAGAGTATTTTCATCCTGGGCTACAAGCTGGGTAAACTGGGATACATTTTTTACTGCTGTATCCACCTGTGTCTGGGCACGACGGAGGTCGATTTCAGAGGCGAGTCCAATATCGTAGCGCCTCTTGATAAGGTCATAAGTTTGTTTCTGGGCAGCAAGCGTTGCCTTGGCATTAGAGAGGTTCTCTTTATCTGCAGCATATGTGAGATATGCCACGGCAGTGGTGGCAATAATCATGGTCCTGGCGCTGCGGTGAGCCTCTTCTGTGGCAAGATACTCCTCCAGTGCCATGTCTTTGAGACTCTGTAGGCGTCCAAAGAAATCTACCTCCCATGATAACAAGCCGAGATTTACACTAAATTGTTCTGCAACGCCTGTAACCTTTCTACTTGAGAGGTCAGCCGGCACCCTCTGTCTTACCCATGCCCCTCCAGCATCTATAGGGGGCAATAATTCCGCCCGTTTTATATTGTAATATGCCCTTGCCTTCTCCACATTTAAGGCAGCAAGCTTTAGGTCTCGATTGTTTGCTATGGCCATATCTATGACCTTTTGCATCCTTTTGTCAGGGATAAGATCCTGCCATTTCAGTTCTGTTTCCGAGATACCTTTCTCTCCATAAATGTCTTTATAAGCATCTCCTTTGGGCCATTCCTTT
Proteins encoded in this window:
- a CDS encoding efflux transporter outer membrane subunit, with the translated sequence MKRICIFVIIVLLSFSGCTMAPKYTRPESPIPKEWPKGDAYKDIYGEKGISETELKWQDLIPDKRMQKVIDMAIANNRDLKLAALNVEKARAYYNIKRAELLPPIDAGGAWVRQRVPADLSSRKVTGVAEQFSVNLGLLSWEVDFFGRLQSLKDMALEEYLATEEAHRSARTMIIATTAVAYLTYAADKENLSNAKATLAAQKQTYDLIKRRYDIGLASEIDLRRAQTQVDTAVKNVSQFTQLVAQDENTLNLLVGGIVPKDLLPEGLESILPPKDIAIGLSSEILLRRPDIMASEHRLKSINAAIGAARAAFFPRISLTTTIGTASAELSRLFRSGQETWNFSPQVVMPIFDTRVWAAYEATKVEREIALASYEKTIQTAFKEVADALAVRGTIDEQLSAQRSLVEATSETYRLASVRYEKGVDSYLSVLDAQRSLYGAQQGLTGVKLANLANKITLYRVLGGDWLREEKNAK